Genomic DNA from Candidatus Sulfurimonas marisnigri:
TATACCTTATTATTAGGTGCACTATTAATGACATGTTCATAATCAACTGAAGAGATATATAGTTAGATGATACAACAGTTATCTCCCAACCAAAAAGACCTAAAAATCCACTTGTAACAATCAAGGAAACTGTACATATAAAGAGTGCTATTACAACCCATTGAACCTTTTTAAGAAGTATATAGAGAATAACTATCAAGAGTCCTACAATAAGAAACCCAAATGTTTTCAAGTCATACTTAACAAACTCCACCATATCATCAGCAATCATATCAACCCCACCTAAATGAAGTTTTACTTTTGCATTGTTTGATTCAAAAGTAGATAATATACCCCTAATCTCAACTATAGATTGATGGTTTTCTTCCCTTATAATATCTCTATGATTTTTTAGTTTCTGAGAAGCATTTTTAAAGTTATCTTTTTCAGCTTTTGTTAAAACTCTTTGTTTTTTTAGTTTTAAAAATTCATCTCTATTATCTATAAGATTAAAATATTTTTCATCTCGTTTTAGATTTACAGATAGTGCCGTCGTCTTAAAGTCTTCACTTACTAAGTTTTGTTTGTATATTGCACTATTTAGGAACTCATTCTTTGCCAAACCTTTATCCATATTTGGAGACTCAAGTGTTGGTATATCTTTCATCAACTCTTTAATTGGCCTGATGGGAGATTGTAAAAGTGGAACATTTACTATAGAATTAATAGATTCTACTATTTCTAAAGTTTTTATTTGTGAGCTCAATAACTTAATGTTATTGATATTCTCTTCACTTAAAAGGTCATCCTCAACACTATATGTCACAACTAAAAAGTCTGGTGTTTTAAATCTTTTTGAGACTTCTCTTGAATATTTCAGGTCTTTGTCACCTTCAAGTAGCAGTGTTTCTGCACTTGCATCAATCTCTAGCTTGATTGCAAAAAGTGCCATTACAGTTACAAAAATAGCCATAAATAATAAAATAACTTTTGGATATTTTAAAAGGTAGTTTTTATATAAGCTTGTTAACATGCTAATCTACGACCTTTTAGCCAAAACATCCATAAGTTCACTTATATTTTTTGTTTGTAAAAACTCTTTAAATTGAGCCTTGTCAGCTTTTAAAATACTGACCCCTAAAATTTCCACATCGTAAATAAGCCAGATATCTTTATCACTCTTTTTCTTTTTAGGCTTATAAAATTTATATACTATCTCCAGTTTCTCCTCTTTACTTACAAGGTCTGTTAATAAGGCTATTCTATTGTTTTTTGGCTGCTGAATCTCTTTTACTTCAACTTTTTCATCTTTATAAGCATCAATTTTAGATGAGTATGATTGTTTCATTCGCTCTACATAAAGATCTATAAATTTTTCTCTATCATTGCTAGCCAACTGCTTCCAAGTATTACCAAGACTAAGTTTTGCCATAAGTTCAAAATCAAACATCGGTGATAATGATTTTATTATATTTCCATTTCTATCATTCTTTGATAAGCTGTTATCTTTAACTATCAAAACAACTTCATCAATCTTTTTTAAAAAATGCTCTTTAAGTTCTACTTTATCATCAGCAACTAAACTTTGTGCAAACACTAATATAGAAAATAGCAACAGTGCCTTTTTAAAAATTTT
This window encodes:
- a CDS encoding ABC transporter substrate-binding protein, with translation MNKIFKKALLLFSILVFAQSLVADDKVELKEHFLKKIDEVVLIVKDNSLSKNDRNGNIIKSLSPMFDFELMAKLSLGNTWKQLASNDREKFIDLYVERMKQSYSSKIDAYKDEKVEVKEIQQPKNNRIALLTDLVSKEEKLEIVYKFYKPKKKKSDKDIWLIYDVEILGVSILKADKAQFKEFLQTKNISELMDVLAKRS